One Terriglobia bacterium genomic window carries:
- a CDS encoding slipin family protein — MGYIVAAVIVFFYAVSCLTVLREYERAVVFRLGRVQQPDKGPGLIWLWWPIDKLVKISLRIETWDVSPQDIITRDNISVKVNAVLFYRIINAQKAVIELTNFRYSIEQLAATTLRAVLGEVELDDLLSQREKLNLRLQNIIDEQTEAWGIKVTQVQVKQVDIPQEMQRAIARQAEAERERRAKIINADGEFQASQKLADAARILAVEPVTITLRYLQTLSELGTEKNTTIVFPIPVELLSLLMQKANVSPNAQSSGGIKSDES, encoded by the coding sequence ATGGGCTATATAGTTGCCGCCGTGATCGTTTTCTTCTATGCCGTTTCCTGCTTGACTGTCCTCAGGGAATATGAGAGGGCGGTGGTGTTTCGGCTGGGCCGGGTGCAGCAGCCCGACAAAGGTCCGGGGCTGATCTGGCTCTGGTGGCCTATCGATAAACTCGTCAAGATCTCGCTGCGGATCGAGACCTGGGACGTTTCACCGCAGGACATCATTACGCGCGACAACATCTCCGTGAAGGTCAATGCAGTCCTCTTCTACCGCATTATCAACGCCCAGAAGGCGGTGATCGAGCTGACCAACTTTCGCTATTCCATCGAGCAGCTTGCCGCCACCACGCTGCGGGCGGTGTTGGGCGAGGTCGAGCTTGACGATTTGCTTTCCCAGCGGGAAAAACTGAACCTGCGCCTGCAGAATATTATTGATGAACAGACGGAGGCTTGGGGCATCAAGGTGACCCAGGTCCAGGTGAAACAGGTCGACATTCCGCAGGAGATGCAGCGGGCGATCGCACGGCAAGCCGAGGCAGAACGGGAACGCCGCGCGAAAATCATTAACGCCGATGGAGAATTTCAGGCTTCACAAAAACTTGCGGACGCGGCCAGGATTCTGGCGGTAGAACCTGTCACCATTACCTTGCGGTATCTCCAGACTCTGTCAGAGTTGGGGACGGAGAAGAACACGACAATCGTGTTCCCGATACCCGTGGAGCTTCTGTCCCTCCTGATGCAAAAAGCGAATGTATCGCCGAACGCCCAGAGCTCCGGGGGGATTAAATCAGACGAGTCGTAA
- the lnt gene encoding apolipoprotein N-acyltransferase, with translation MIGSNLSPAIWFKKTSVRYAASCFSGLLLFACFPLVNWNNLVWVACLPLLMASIAERRSWHGFWLGYLAGAVFLSGSCYWFVGVMQGYGNLNSVVAAGILILFVIVFSTFYGVFGLLETTVARRSVGAALILSPFLWVALELARTYLVTGFPWNLLGYAVRPEGLQQVASVTAVYGLSFLAVATSALVVWAMLKPGRRVSLMTLAVWVAVLLAGNWLLDPPTPRTEPNLALLVQPNIPLGEAAMDAWMPWTNPAPLESLVSDSLEAVREAGPTAATPPLLVWPETSAPFLYGRDPVFRGALQSMAKQARAYVISGTVTFLGPGSSRPQNSAVLLGPGGNLLLHYAKIHLVPFGEYVPWWAFPGKVGKITAEVGDFVPGKSVEVARTPEGAIGIFICYEAIFPQLVRKFAAKGAGVLVNISDDGWYGDSSAPFQHFEMARFRAIENGRFVLRGTNDGITAIIDPYGRVRKEIPRKQFGILTGHFRYLAKKTFYTEYGDVFAWLCVAVAAGIIVALLALPGFRRAEPPGIQKS, from the coding sequence ATGATCGGTAGCAACTTATCCCCAGCAATCTGGTTCAAGAAGACTTCGGTTCGATACGCGGCGAGCTGTTTCAGCGGCTTGCTGCTCTTTGCCTGTTTTCCCTTAGTCAACTGGAACAATCTGGTGTGGGTGGCGTGCCTGCCCCTGTTGATGGCGTCCATCGCTGAAAGGCGCTCGTGGCACGGCTTCTGGCTTGGGTATCTGGCGGGCGCCGTCTTCCTTTCGGGTAGCTGCTACTGGTTTGTGGGCGTGATGCAGGGCTATGGCAACCTTAATTCCGTGGTTGCGGCAGGGATCCTTATTCTATTTGTAATTGTATTTTCAACGTTTTATGGTGTTTTTGGGTTGTTGGAAACCACCGTGGCCCGGCGATCGGTTGGTGCGGCGCTGATCCTGAGCCCGTTCCTGTGGGTTGCGTTGGAGCTGGCAAGGACCTATCTGGTTACCGGCTTTCCATGGAATTTGCTTGGATATGCGGTTCGCCCCGAAGGACTGCAGCAGGTGGCATCGGTCACTGCGGTATATGGCCTGTCTTTTCTGGCTGTTGCAACCAGCGCTCTGGTTGTTTGGGCGATGCTGAAGCCCGGTCGGCGAGTGTCCCTGATGACCCTGGCTGTCTGGGTAGCGGTTCTTCTGGCCGGCAACTGGCTGCTCGATCCCCCAACGCCGAGGACTGAGCCCAACCTCGCGCTGCTGGTCCAACCCAACATTCCCTTGGGTGAAGCCGCCATGGATGCCTGGATGCCATGGACGAATCCGGCGCCGCTCGAAAGCCTTGTTTCGGACAGCCTTGAAGCCGTGCGTGAGGCTGGTCCAACGGCTGCAACCCCGCCGCTGCTAGTCTGGCCAGAGACTTCCGCACCATTTCTTTATGGCCGTGACCCAGTCTTTCGCGGAGCGCTCCAGAGCATGGCAAAACAGGCGCGCGCGTACGTCATCAGTGGGACGGTCACCTTTTTAGGGCCGGGTTCTTCGCGGCCACAGAACTCGGCCGTCCTGCTCGGGCCAGGCGGCAATTTACTCCTGCACTATGCTAAAATTCATTTAGTGCCCTTTGGCGAATACGTGCCGTGGTGGGCATTTCCGGGGAAGGTCGGGAAAATCACGGCCGAAGTGGGCGATTTTGTTCCGGGAAAATCCGTTGAGGTGGCCAGGACCCCGGAAGGCGCAATCGGCATTTTCATCTGCTACGAGGCCATTTTCCCCCAGTTGGTGCGGAAATTTGCCGCTAAGGGGGCCGGCGTCCTGGTTAATATTTCTGATGACGGCTGGTATGGCGACTCATCGGCGCCTTTTCAACATTTTGAGATGGCGCGTTTTCGCGCAATCGAGAATGGGCGGTTCGTGCTGCGTGGCACCAACGATGGCATCACGGCAATCATTGACCCTTACGGCAGGGTCCGGAAAGAGATTCCGCGGAAGCAGTTCGGAATCCTGACCGGCCATTTCCGTTACCTGGCGAAGAAGACGTTCTACACCGAATACGGTGACGTTTTTGCCTGGCTGTGTGTTGCGGTGGCGGCGGGAATAATTGTCGCGCTGCTCGCGCTGCCGGGTTTTCGGCGCGCCGAGCCGCCTGGAATCCAGAAGTCTTGA
- a CDS encoding tetratricopeptide repeat protein: protein MTRVNSIRTMGALIGVLVALGVASGWAQDQHIRPSEQSGNLRPTSEKGVNLTEEEWGDLYMARKTYDAAIDHYSLAINSHKDSPQDKAEVALLYNKLGICFQQKLDYGKARKAYDNAIRMDKTLAQAWNNLGTTYYLDKRAKKSIKYYRRAIKLKPEGPSFHLNLGTAYFARKKYQEASSEYRTAIQLDPDVLTRSAGAGTAIETRHVDAKYYFYLAKIFASMGNPVEAVRYLEHAMEEGFTDRKRILDDPDFQKISKYPAFITLMNNPPVAIKD, encoded by the coding sequence ATGACACGGGTGAACTCGATTCGAACAATGGGCGCCCTGATTGGGGTCCTGGTCGCGCTGGGCGTTGCGAGTGGCTGGGCGCAGGACCAGCACATCCGGCCGTCAGAGCAATCCGGGAATTTACGGCCGACATCTGAAAAGGGCGTCAACCTTACTGAAGAAGAATGGGGCGACCTCTACATGGCGCGGAAGACCTACGACGCAGCCATTGATCACTATTCCCTAGCTATCAATTCCCACAAGGATTCGCCACAGGACAAGGCAGAAGTTGCTTTGCTCTACAACAAGCTGGGAATCTGCTTCCAGCAGAAGCTCGATTATGGAAAAGCCCGCAAGGCATATGACAATGCAATTCGGATGGACAAAACACTCGCGCAAGCCTGGAATAACCTGGGCACAACTTATTACCTGGACAAGCGCGCGAAGAAGTCCATCAAGTACTATCGCCGGGCCATCAAGCTGAAGCCGGAGGGGCCTTCCTTTCACTTGAACCTGGGGACCGCCTATTTCGCCCGCAAGAAATACCAGGAAGCCTCGAGTGAGTACCGGACGGCGATCCAACTTGATCCTGACGTTCTGACAAGGAGCGCGGGCGCAGGTACAGCAATTGAGACCCGGCATGTTGACGCCAAATACTATTTCTACCTTGCCAAAATCTTCGCCTCGATGGGCAACCCCGTCGAGGCGGTCCGCTATCTCGAGCACGCCATGGAAGAGGGTTTCACGGACCGGAAACGCATTCTTGACGACCCCGATTTCCAGAAGATCAGCAAATACCCCGCATTCATTACTCTGATGAATAACCCTCCCGTTGCAATCAAGGATTGA
- a CDS encoding PBP1A family penicillin-binding protein — MQGWLSHFQRLLLWQKLALAGGVLALLVAVLAYTYFYVHFSHMIDARLSGDVFNHASLVYAAPTPVEVGERATPEGFAARLRRAGYTTGAAESHFGNYEMGASRLVVKPGPESFFHGPVMQEEPATLTFKGGRLASIAPLQGGAPLRNYWLEPEVITTLFGSNRSKRRIVRYQQLPKDLVDAVVAAEDHTFFTHHGINLLRMFSAAVADLRAGRMAEGGSTLTMQLARNFFLTPQRTIRRKLQEIFLAMLLEHRLGKEQIFDFYANEIYLGQSGSFSIYGFGEAANAYFNKNVSSLTLPEAALLAGIIRGPNYYSPYRHEKRATERRNHVLDEMASGGFISKAQAREASAAPLGLAPENVGGNHAPYFVDMVQDELLSHFSEQQLLSQSYRIYTTLDPDLQRLASEAVVTGMEEVDKRISRMRHPPPQPPNGPKEPQATLVVLDPHTGAIRALVGGRNYAQSQLDHALAHRQPGSSFKPFVYAAALNSAIDGSQPLVTPTTLLMDEPTTFQFGDQVYEPRNYKDEYMGMVTVRDALTHSLNVATVRLAEMVGYEKIRDLAMAAGINQYIKATPAIALGAYDVTPLEMAGSYTIFSNSGAYEQPRSILLVNSADGQAIYRVPEVSRQVLDPRISFLMVSLMESVINEGTGAGVRARGFALPAAGKTGTSNSYRDGWFAGFTSNLLAVAWVGYDNDQALDLSGATSALPVWTAFMKNATRLPDYDDVQPFTEPPGIVSVPVNDQGQLIASNSTDKVHDEFFIQGTEPHSENPIERIGGILGRIFHPDSKSAAQAAQGVTQGPSMPPSVPPQPPNQQTGQADNSGQSPRQTQKKGGLLHRFFSIFKSGDSKEQPKQPSTSTPQQ; from the coding sequence GTGCAGGGCTGGCTATCCCATTTTCAGAGACTGCTTCTGTGGCAAAAGCTGGCGCTGGCCGGCGGAGTGCTGGCGTTGCTCGTTGCCGTGCTGGCTTACACCTACTTTTACGTGCATTTCTCGCACATGATCGACGCCCGGCTCAGCGGAGACGTTTTTAACCACGCTTCCCTGGTGTATGCTGCGCCCACTCCGGTGGAAGTTGGCGAGCGCGCTACTCCGGAAGGGTTTGCGGCCAGGCTGCGAAGGGCGGGTTACACCACGGGCGCCGCAGAGTCGCATTTCGGCAACTACGAAATGGGAGCCAGCCGCCTGGTAGTCAAGCCCGGCCCCGAATCTTTCTTTCATGGCCCGGTAATGCAGGAGGAGCCTGCAACACTGACTTTCAAGGGCGGGCGGCTGGCCTCGATTGCGCCCCTTCAGGGCGGCGCGCCGCTGCGGAATTACTGGCTGGAGCCGGAAGTCATCACCACGCTTTTCGGCAGCAACCGCTCCAAACGCCGGATCGTAAGATACCAGCAGCTTCCCAAAGACCTGGTCGATGCGGTCGTCGCGGCAGAGGACCACACCTTTTTCACGCACCACGGAATCAACCTGCTCCGTATGTTTTCGGCTGCGGTTGCCGATCTGCGCGCAGGCCGGATGGCGGAAGGCGGCAGTACCCTGACGATGCAATTGGCGCGGAATTTTTTCCTGACGCCGCAGCGGACCATCCGCCGCAAGCTGCAGGAAATTTTCCTCGCCATGCTGCTCGAACACAGACTTGGCAAAGAACAGATTTTCGATTTTTACGCCAACGAGATCTACCTGGGGCAGAGCGGAAGTTTTTCGATTTACGGTTTCGGAGAAGCGGCGAATGCCTACTTCAACAAGAACGTCTCTTCCCTGACCCTCCCGGAAGCTGCGCTGCTGGCTGGCATCATCCGCGGCCCCAATTATTATTCCCCGTACCGGCATGAAAAGCGCGCGACGGAGCGCCGCAATCACGTCCTGGACGAGATGGCCTCGGGCGGTTTCATCAGCAAGGCGCAGGCCCGGGAAGCTTCGGCGGCCCCGCTCGGTCTGGCGCCTGAAAACGTGGGAGGCAACCATGCCCCCTATTTCGTGGACATGGTCCAGGATGAGCTTCTTTCCCATTTTTCCGAGCAGCAGTTGCTTTCGCAAAGTTACCGGATCTACACCACGCTCGATCCGGATTTACAGCGCTTGGCCTCGGAAGCGGTTGTTACGGGCATGGAGGAGGTTGACAAGCGGATTTCCAGAATGCGCCACCCTCCACCGCAGCCGCCCAACGGCCCCAAAGAGCCCCAGGCGACACTGGTGGTCCTTGATCCCCACACGGGAGCCATCCGGGCGCTGGTGGGAGGGCGCAACTACGCCCAGAGCCAGTTGGACCACGCGCTGGCACATCGGCAGCCGGGCTCGTCGTTCAAGCCTTTTGTTTATGCCGCAGCCTTGAACTCCGCCATCGATGGCTCTCAGCCACTGGTTACTCCGACCACCCTGTTGATGGATGAACCGACCACGTTCCAGTTCGGCGACCAGGTCTACGAGCCCAGGAACTACAAGGATGAATATATGGGTATGGTTACGGTCCGGGACGCCCTGACCCATTCCTTGAATGTGGCGACGGTGCGGCTGGCGGAGATGGTCGGCTACGAGAAGATCAGGGACCTGGCGATGGCCGCAGGCATTAACCAGTACATCAAAGCGACACCCGCCATTGCGCTCGGGGCCTATGACGTGACACCGTTGGAGATGGCCGGGTCATACACGATTTTTTCCAATTCCGGCGCCTATGAGCAGCCTCGATCAATCCTTCTGGTGAACAGCGCCGACGGCCAGGCGATTTATCGGGTCCCGGAAGTTTCGCGTCAGGTGCTGGACCCCCGCATCAGCTTTTTGATGGTCAGTTTGATGGAAAGCGTGATCAACGAAGGCACCGGAGCGGGCGTCCGGGCGCGAGGATTCGCGCTGCCGGCGGCGGGCAAGACCGGCACTTCGAATTCCTACCGCGACGGCTGGTTTGCGGGATTCACGTCAAATCTTTTGGCGGTGGCCTGGGTGGGTTATGATAATGACCAGGCATTAGACCTGTCGGGCGCTACCTCGGCGCTACCTGTGTGGACGGCATTTATGAAAAACGCCACCAGGCTTCCGGACTATGACGACGTTCAGCCCTTCACTGAACCGCCGGGGATCGTGAGCGTCCCCGTGAATGATCAGGGCCAGCTTATAGCCTCAAACTCTACAGACAAGGTCCATGACGAGTTCTTTATTCAGGGGACCGAGCCCCATTCCGAAAACCCGATTGAACGGATCGGCGGAATCCTGGGACGGATTTTTCATCCGGACAGCAAGTCGGCGGCCCAGGCCGCACAGGGCGTGACGCAAGGGCCGTCCATGCCGCCCTCCGTCCCTCCGCAACCGCCGAATCAGCAGACCGGGCAGGCGGACAATTCCGGCCAATCGCCTCGCCAGACGCAGAAAAAAGGCGGCCTCCTTCACAGGTTTTTTTCCATTTTCAAGAGTGGAGATTCGAAAGAGCAACCGAAACAGCCTTCGACCAGCACGCCGCAGCAATAG
- a CDS encoding nodulation protein NfeD, giving the protein MRTTFSKPALMKAILLTAAFAVSTLNAAQPPPVVVQIDLDGVVQAVSADYVVRGIQYANQTGASAILLVLSTPGGLGDSMRDIVSAVMNSRVPVITYVYPSGSRAASAGFFILLSGDIAVMAPGTNTGAAHPVMIGGMGGGKTEEAKILNDAAAFMRSIADTRRRNEKMAEDGVRQSISLTDQEALKNNLINAVASSPRDIFDEFDGKTIRRSDGSQTVLKLAGARIVHYQMPWFKRLLSWVSNPNIAFILGAIGVLGLYVEFTHPGGVLPGVAGAIALVLSLFGFHLMPINYAGVALILIGLALFGLEATYSSHGILATGGIAALVFGSMILINSPWPGARISLTTILGVALPLAAITIVLTRFAWKAIKSKAVTGEEGLVDSIGVARTDLNPEGKVLVHGELWDARAEQHIPPGGRVRVRKVEGLTLHVEPAEESR; this is encoded by the coding sequence TTGAGAACGACATTCTCCAAGCCAGCTCTGATGAAAGCGATTCTGCTGACCGCGGCCTTTGCGGTCTCGACGCTCAACGCTGCCCAACCCCCTCCCGTGGTTGTGCAGATCGATTTGGACGGAGTTGTACAGGCCGTGAGCGCGGATTATGTCGTTCGCGGGATCCAATATGCAAACCAGACCGGAGCCAGCGCCATCCTGCTGGTATTGAGCACGCCCGGCGGGCTGGGAGATTCCATGCGTGACATCGTTAGCGCCGTGATGAACTCGCGCGTGCCGGTGATCACTTATGTTTATCCCTCTGGAAGCCGCGCCGCTTCGGCAGGTTTCTTCATTTTGCTCTCGGGCGATATCGCCGTGATGGCCCCCGGGACCAACACAGGAGCTGCGCATCCTGTGATGATCGGCGGAATGGGAGGAGGGAAGACCGAAGAAGCCAAGATCCTGAACGATGCCGCCGCGTTCATGCGTTCGATCGCAGACACGCGGAGGCGGAATGAAAAAATGGCCGAGGATGGCGTCCGGCAGAGCATATCGCTCACCGACCAGGAGGCCCTGAAGAACAATCTCATCAATGCCGTGGCCAGCAGCCCACGCGATATTTTCGATGAGTTTGACGGCAAAACCATCAGGCGCTCGGATGGCTCTCAAACGGTTTTGAAGCTGGCGGGCGCCCGAATTGTTCATTATCAGATGCCCTGGTTCAAACGACTCCTTTCCTGGGTATCGAATCCCAACATTGCATTTATTCTGGGCGCCATCGGCGTGCTGGGTTTGTACGTGGAGTTTACCCATCCCGGCGGAGTTTTGCCGGGGGTGGCGGGCGCCATTGCGCTGGTCCTGTCGCTGTTCGGCTTCCACCTGATGCCGATCAATTATGCAGGCGTCGCGCTCATTCTGATCGGACTGGCGCTGTTTGGGCTTGAGGCGACCTACTCTTCGCACGGCATTCTGGCCACGGGTGGAATTGCCGCCCTGGTTTTCGGCTCGATGATCCTTATCAATTCGCCGTGGCCCGGCGCGCGAATCTCTCTGACCACTATCCTGGGCGTCGCCTTGCCGCTGGCGGCCATCACCATTGTCCTGACCCGCTTCGCATGGAAAGCGATAAAGAGCAAGGCGGTCACGGGTGAAGAGGGCCTGGTGGATTCGATTGGGGTCGCACGTACCGATCTGAACCCGGAGGGCAAGGTGCTGGTTCACGGGGAATTGTGGGATGCGCGGGCTGAACAGCACATTCCGCCCGGCGGCCGTGTCAGGGTTCGAAAAGTCGAGGGGCTTACATTGCATGTTGAGCCTGCGGAAGAATCCCGGTAG
- a CDS encoding tetratricopeptide repeat protein — protein MKQFCIGSIIWLLFAGVALQAAPPRVVLVFPLENMSGNASLGWMSEGLAELIGTRLSSSSRCILERSERNDAYEQLGLATQTPLTLASQYKVARLLGATVAVVGHFTLAGDQLTTQAQWLDVPKLTLSHPVTVAGKLTDLDALETRLAWELLRAQSGEPAPATEEEFSNRFPPVRLGAFESYIRGMLSTDLKTRVNFLREADRLDPRDHRAAVALGEYYFDQEAYADSARWLQLVNSGDRDYAESLFLLGVDEYSLGHSASAAAAFNKLSVMLPRGEVFNNVGVVEFRAGHYDKALKDFEHAVQGDQTDSDYAFNMSLALWQLKKYQAASTYLQKALAQDGDDLETHVLMAQVAGELGEAETRQNELDWISGHNTDSSDDPPGDHQTARPAPDPSPRIEKEYDAKSFHLLPLENARVAQASREKLAAPEVPAAGQARLKQGLDLLAAGSLFEAERELVQAVVLLPHSNEAHEALGEAYEREGKHTLAAAEFESSLKEKDSFAGHLWLARVYVSLEHLGPALNEAQAAQRLDPGNTEAKELADRIQAQLSGHRDKP, from the coding sequence ATGAAGCAGTTCTGCATCGGGTCCATCATCTGGTTACTGTTCGCTGGGGTGGCATTGCAAGCCGCGCCGCCGAGAGTGGTCCTGGTGTTCCCGCTAGAAAACATGAGCGGAAACGCAAGCCTGGGGTGGATGTCCGAAGGACTGGCGGAGCTGATAGGAACCCGGTTGTCGTCCTCCTCCCGATGCATTCTTGAGCGCAGCGAACGTAATGACGCCTATGAACAGCTCGGGCTTGCCACTCAGACGCCGCTCACCCTCGCCAGCCAGTACAAAGTAGCCCGCCTGCTGGGCGCCACGGTCGCCGTGGTAGGACACTTTACTCTGGCCGGAGACCAGCTCACGACACAGGCGCAATGGCTTGACGTTCCAAAGCTGACCCTCTCCCACCCTGTTACGGTTGCCGGCAAGCTGACGGACCTGGATGCGCTGGAAACCCGCCTGGCCTGGGAGCTCTTGCGAGCTCAGTCCGGCGAACCGGCGCCGGCGACAGAGGAAGAATTCAGCAACCGGTTTCCTCCGGTCCGCCTGGGCGCTTTTGAGAGCTACATTCGAGGAATGTTATCCACGGACCTCAAGACTCGGGTTAATTTTTTGAGGGAGGCGGACCGTCTCGATCCCCGTGACCACCGAGCTGCGGTTGCGTTGGGAGAGTATTATTTTGACCAGGAGGCTTACGCGGATTCAGCCCGATGGCTTCAACTGGTGAATTCCGGTGACCGCGACTACGCCGAGTCGCTGTTTTTACTGGGCGTTGATGAGTATTCTTTGGGCCACAGCGCGTCTGCGGCGGCTGCTTTTAACAAGCTTTCAGTTATGCTTCCACGGGGTGAAGTTTTCAATAATGTCGGCGTGGTGGAATTCCGCGCAGGCCACTATGACAAGGCCCTGAAGGACTTTGAGCACGCCGTCCAGGGAGACCAGACGGATTCCGATTATGCTTTCAACATGAGTCTGGCCCTCTGGCAGTTGAAAAAATATCAGGCGGCTTCGACTTATCTCCAGAAGGCTCTGGCGCAGGATGGGGATGACCTGGAGACGCACGTCCTTATGGCGCAAGTGGCGGGTGAATTGGGTGAAGCTGAGACCCGCCAGAACGAGCTGGACTGGATTTCCGGGCACAACACGGATTCCTCCGATGATCCTCCGGGAGATCATCAGACAGCACGGCCGGCCCCTGACCCATCGCCGCGAATTGAGAAAGAATACGACGCCAAATCGTTTCATCTGCTCCCGCTCGAGAACGCGCGCGTCGCCCAGGCCAGCAGGGAGAAACTTGCGGCCCCGGAAGTTCCGGCTGCCGGACAAGCCCGCCTGAAGCAGGGTCTCGACCTGCTTGCGGCGGGGAGTTTGTTTGAGGCGGAGCGCGAATTGGTCCAGGCGGTGGTCCTGCTTCCGCATAGCAATGAAGCTCACGAGGCTCTCGGAGAGGCGTATGAACGCGAGGGCAAACACACGCTGGCGGCGGCGGAGTTTGAATCCTCGCTGAAGGAAAAGGATTCATTCGCCGGACATCTGTGGCTGGCGCGGGTCTATGTGTCCCTCGAACATCTGGGACCGGCATTGAACGAGGCCCAGGCCGCTCAGCGGCTCGATCCCGGCAACACCGAGGCCAAAGAACTGGCGGACCGGATCCAGGCGCAATTGTCCGGCCACCGAGACAAACCTTGA
- a CDS encoding SPOR domain-containing protein → MVKANDYFRDEKGASGRQLVLMFLAAVAVCAVFFSLGFVVGYNHAPSKGAPVAENVSPSGDVPPTLNHTAVGSDAASPQNVQTESINPMPASVLPPEHPQPLTPEPAEQEQSLDVNPTKKAVPKTVVAKSKPVAVPRSRPVTSAPTISSSHFAVQVMASRTRSDAENLVNLLKSRGYPVYIQTPEQARSRDKLYRVQVGPFVTRVAADTTRDKLEGEGFRPFVVH, encoded by the coding sequence ATGGTCAAAGCAAATGATTATTTTCGGGATGAGAAAGGCGCCTCGGGCCGCCAGTTGGTTCTGATGTTCCTGGCAGCAGTTGCAGTGTGTGCCGTATTTTTTTCACTCGGCTTTGTGGTGGGATACAATCACGCTCCTTCAAAAGGGGCCCCTGTCGCAGAAAATGTAAGCCCGTCAGGCGACGTCCCTCCCACGTTGAATCACACTGCCGTCGGCTCGGACGCGGCCTCGCCACAGAACGTGCAGACGGAGAGCATCAACCCAATGCCAGCCTCCGTTCTTCCGCCGGAGCATCCTCAACCCTTGACTCCGGAACCCGCAGAGCAGGAACAGTCGCTGGACGTCAATCCTACGAAGAAGGCCGTTCCAAAGACTGTTGTAGCAAAGAGCAAACCCGTCGCGGTCCCGCGGAGCCGGCCAGTGACATCGGCCCCAACCATCTCGAGCTCTCACTTTGCCGTTCAAGTGATGGCGTCAAGGACCCGGTCTGACGCAGAAAACCTTGTTAACCTACTGAAATCCCGAGGCTACCCCGTCTATATTCAAACTCCAGAGCAGGCCCGCAGCCGAGACAAACTTTATCGCGTCCAGGTGGGGCCGTTCGTAACCCGTGTAGCTGCCGACACTACTCGAGACAAACTGGAAGGGGAGGGCTTCCGGCCATTTGTCGTACACTGA